The following are encoded together in the Candidatus Acidiferrales bacterium genome:
- a CDS encoding Mur ligase domain-containing protein, with protein MKISELFNGAEIASISARTDVDVSAIVYDSRKVTADSLFFALKGEKDDGNKFIADALNRGVVAVASESPRDSAVNPDSAWIQILPEAQRRVLATASANFYRHPADALRLVGVTGTNGKTTTTHL; from the coding sequence ATGAAAATCTCCGAACTATTCAATGGCGCGGAAATCGCCTCGATCAGCGCGCGCACGGACGTCGATGTGAGCGCAATCGTTTACGATAGCCGCAAAGTTACCGCGGATTCGCTCTTTTTCGCTCTGAAAGGCGAAAAAGATGACGGAAATAAATTCATCGCCGACGCCTTGAATCGCGGCGTGGTAGCTGTTGCCAGCGAATCGCCGCGCGATTCCGCCGTGAATCCGGACAGTGCGTGGATCCAGATCCTGCCCGAAGCGCAGCGGCGAGTTCTTGCAACCGCAAGCGCGAATTTCTACCGGCATCCCGCGGACGCGCTGCGCCTCGTCGGAGTAACGGGAACTAACGGCAAGACCACGACCACCCATCT